A stretch of Episyrphus balteatus chromosome 2, idEpiBalt1.1, whole genome shotgun sequence DNA encodes these proteins:
- the LOC129909585 gene encoding fatty acyl-CoA reductase wat-like, protein MDGSLIDFFNDREIFITGGSGFLGKGLIEKILRSFNVSKIYVLLRPKKGVDPNKRLEELKKDQIFNVLRREKPKELDKLITIPGDVSQLNLDIPLSSIKLLQNVSIVLHSAATIRFDEPLKTAILINVRGTREVLRIAAKLPKLQMFLHISTLFSNCNLKFIDEKIYPAPMDWRNCIRIAEQVNDDDMRVFENKLTKGYPNTYTFTKSLSEHVVNDFHQTIPIVIIRPSIVLCSLFDPFPGYTDNVSGSTSVAVAGGTGLLRTFLCDPDMIPNQVSLDVVVRIAILSIWKAANDKIQKNPFICNITGELYPRYSIRRQLEIMKTIWKEIPYNKMFWKPAVFATRNKMIYHIRFFLFQLFPAISVDTILMLIGRKPILVKYQRIICGAMKGFQFFLSSPIVSGFSNMKMLSVESQKFPGFEAKNSFILDALEYGEIVATSCRRFIFKEKDSDLPKAKTLYKWFWLADVIFKLFLLFIFFTVVYSCLDWLT, encoded by the exons ATGGATGGTTCtttgatagatttttttaatgatcGTGAAATTTTTATTACTGGAGGATCag GTTTTCTTGGAAAAggattgatagaaaaaatactACGTTCGTTCAATGTGAGTAAGATATATGTGCTGTTGCGGCCAAAAAAAGGTGTTGATCCAAATAAACGTTtagaagaacttaaaaaagatcAG attttcaatGTGTTGCGTAGAGAAAAACCTAAAGAATTAGACAAACTTATCACAATACCGGGCGATGTGTCACAGCTGAACTTGGATATACCACTTTCTTCAATTAAACTTTTACAAAATGTATCCATAGTTTTACACTCGGCTGCAACAATACGATTTGATGAACCTTTAAAAACCGCAATACTCATCAATGTACGTGGTACACGAGAAGTCCTTCGAATTGCCGCAAAGCTGCCTAAATTGCAAATGTTCTTACACATTTCTACTCTATTCAGCAATTGTAATTTAAAGTTTATAGACGAAAAG ATATATCCGGCTCCAATGGATTGGAGGAATTGTATTCGAATTGCTGAACAAGTGAATGATGATGATATGCGTGTGTTTGAAAATAA ATTAACAAAAGGATACCCCAATACATATACATTTACAAAATCCCTATCAGAACATGTTGTCAATGATTTTCATCAAACCATCCCGATTGTTATAATTCGACCCTCGATTG TCCTGTGTTCCCTTTTTGATCCGTTTCCGGGCTACACAGATAACGTTTCTGGATCAACTTCAGTTGCTGTTGCTGGAGGAACGG gACTTTTAAGGACATTTCTATGTGACCCAGACATGATTCCAAACCAAGTTTCATTAGATGTTGTAGTTAGAATTGCAATTCTTTCAATCTGGAAAGCTGCCaatgacaaaattcaaaa AAATCCTTTCATTTGTAATATTACGGGAGAGTTATACCCTAGATACAGCATTAGAAGGCAGCTTGAGATAATGAAAACAATTTGGAAAGAAATACCATACAACAAAATGTTTTGGAAACCTGCTGTTTTTGCGACAAGAAATAAGATGATTTACCACATTCga ttttttttatttcaactattCCCAGCAATAAGTGTTGATACAATCTTAATGCTCATAGGAAGAAAACCAATCTTAGTTAAATACCAAAGAATAATTTGTGGAGCAATGAAGGGATTTCAATTCTTTTTATCAAGTCCAATTGTTTCGggtttttcaaatatgaaaatgTTGTCAGTCGAGTCACAAAAATT CCCTGGATTTGAAGCAAAGAATTCATTTATACTCGATGCATTGGAATATGGGGAAATTGTAGCAACAAGTTGTCGACGGTttatatttaaggaaaaagattcTGATCTACCAAAAGCAAAGACACTTTACAAATG gTTTTGGCTAGCtgatgttatttttaaattatttttactttttatattttttactgtAGTTTATAGTTGTTTAGATTGGTTAACTTAA